A region of the Polynucleobacter asymbioticus genome:
CAAGATGTTCATGATTGATATGGAGCAGGGTCGCATTATTGATGACGTTGAATTAAAGGATGCCGTCTCTAAAGCAAAGCCTTATAAGAGCTGGATTGATGCAGTGCGCGTGAAGCTTGATGAAGTTGATGCAAGTAAGGATGACTTGGTTGATGAAAAAACCACGATTCGTCCAGCAGCCAAATTGTTAGATCGTCAGCAGGCTTTTGGTTACACCCAAGAAGATATTAAGTACCTCATGGCACCAATGGCTATGAATGGTGAAGAAGCAATTGGATCGATGGGTAACGATAGCCCATTGGCCGTACTCTCTAATAAAAATAAGCCTCTCTATAACTACTTCAAGCAGTTGTTTGCGCAGGTGACCAATCCTCCGATTGACTCTATCCGTGAAAACATGGTGATGTCTTTGGTGTCTTTCATTGGACCAAAGCCAAACTTGTTGGACACCAACAATATCAACCCACCAATGCGCTTGGAAGTGAGTCAGCCGATATTAGATTTTGATGATATGACCAAGATTCGTCATATCGGTCATTACACCAACGGTAAGTTCCGCTCATATGAGTTGGATATTTGCTACCCAGCGTCTTGGGGCAAAGCAGGTATTGAAGCTCGCTTAGCGTCCTTGTGCGCAGAAGCAGCAGATGCCGTTCGCTCTGGTTACAACATCTTGATCGTCAGCGATCGTCAGGTTGATGAGCAGCACGTAGCCATTCCCGCGTTGTTGGCGACTTCTGCAATACATCAGCACCTAGTAGAAAAAGGTTTGCGTACTAGCGTTGGCCTGGTTGTTGAAACAGGTAGCGCGCGTGAGACCCATCACTTTGCACTTTTAGCTGGCTATGGCGCTGAAGCAGTTCATCCTTATTTAGCAATGGAAACTTTGGCTGAAATGGCCAAAGGTTTATCGGGTGATCTGTCAGCAGAAAAAGCGGTTAAGAATTTTGTCAAAGCAGTTGGTAAGGGCTTGCAAAAAGTGATGTCCAAAATGGGTATCTCTACTTACATGTCTTACACCGGCTCACAGATTTTTGAGGCGATTGGTTTAAATAAAGACGTCATCGATCATTACTTCAAAGGTACGCCATCTAACGTGGGTGGCATTGGCGTATTTGAAGTGGCTGAAGAAGCTTTGCGCATGCACCAGTCTGCATTTAGTAATGACCCAGTATTGACCAATATGCTCGAAGCGGGTGGTGAGTATGCATTCCGTATTCGCGGTGAAGATCATATGTGGACTCCAGATACGATTGCGAAGTTGCAGCACTCCACTCGCATTGGTGTAGAGAAGGGCTATCAAACCTATAAAGAGTACGCCAATCTCATCAATGACCAAACCAAACGTCAGATGACATTGCGCGGCTTGTTTGAGTTCAAGATTGATCCATCTAAAGCGATTCCATTAGATGAAGTCGAGTCCGCAAAAGAAATCGTGAAGCGTTTTGCAACGGGCGCGATGTCTTTGGGCTCTATTTCTACTGAAGCCCATGCTACTTTGGCCATTGCTATGAACCGTATTGGCGGTAAGTCTAATACGGGTGAGGGCGGTGAAGATCCAAATCGTTATGTGAATGAACTTAAAGGCATTCCAATCAAGAAGGGTGAAACCTTAGCCAGCATTTTGGGTGATGATGTTGTTGAAGCAAATATTCCTTTGCTCGATGGCGACTCATTGCGCTCCAGAATTAAGCAGGTTGCATCAGGTCGTTTCGGTGTTACTACTGAGTACCTACGTTCTGCTGATCAGATTCAGATTAAGATGGCCCAAGGTGCTAAGCCTGGTGAAGGCGGTCAGTTGCCAGGCGGCAAAGTTTCTGATTACATCGGTAAGCTACGCTTCTCCGTGCCGGGCGTTGGTTTGATTTCTCCTCCTCCGCACCACGATATTTATTCGATTGAAGATATTGCCCAGTTGATTCACGATCTGAAGAACGTGAATCCAGCTGCTGACGTATCTGTGAAGCTGGTATCTGAAGTCGGTGTTGGTACGATTGCAGCCGGTGTTGCCAAGGCGAAAGCAGATCACGTCGTGATTGCTGGCCATGACGGCGGTACAGGGGCATCACCACTGTCTTCTATTAAGCATGCTGGTTCCCCATGGGAATTGGGCTTGGCTGAAACCCAACAAACATTAGTGCTCAATGGTTTGCGTAGTCGTATTCGTGTGCAAGCTGATGGCCAAATGAAAACGGGTCGTGACGTCGTGATTGGTGCCTTGTTAGGTGCTGACGAGTTTGGTTTTGCAACTGCACCATTGGTTGTTGAGGGTTGCATCATGATGCGTAAGTGTCATTTGAATACCTGCCCGGTTGGTGTTGCTACACAAGACCCTGAGTTGCGTAAAAAGTTCTCTGGTAAGCCAGAACATGTCGTGAACTTCTTCTTCTTTATTGCTGAAGAAGTGCGCGAGATCATGGCGCAACTCGGCATTCGTAAGTTTGATGATTTGATTGGTCGTGTTGATCTCTTAGATACCCGTAAGGGCATTGAAAACTGGAAAGTACATGGCTTAGACTTCAGTAAGATTTTTGCTGAGCCAGCAGTGGCTAAAGATGTGCCGCGTTATCAGGTCCTGACTCAAGATCACGGTTTAGACAGTGCGCTAGATAAGGTTCTGATTGAGAAGAGTGAGCCTGCACTGCAGCGTGGTGAGAAAGTCTCATTCATTGTTCCAGTGAAAAACGTGAATCGTACTGTTGGTGCAATGCTCTCCGGAGAAATCGCTCAGCGTTACGGTCATGCTGGTTTGCCTGATGACACGATTCATATTCAATTAAATGGCACTGCTGGTCAAAGTTTCGCCGCCTTCTTGGCTCGCGGTATCACCTTGGACTTAGTTGGTGATGGCAATGACTACGTCGGTAAGGGCTTATCTGGTGGACGCGTGATTGTGCGTGCTCCACATGAGTTCCGTGGCGACACAGCAAAGAACATTATTGTTGGTAACACTGTTCTCTACGGTGCAATCGGCGGTGAAGCATTCTTCAACGGCGTTGCTGGTGAGCGTTTCGCAGTTCGTAACTCTGGCGCTACAACTGTTGTTGAAGGTACAGGCGATCACGGTTGTGAGTATATGACTGGTGGCACGGTAGTGGTCTTGGGCGCAACTGGCCGTAACTTTGCGGCAGGTATGAGCGGCGGTATCGCTTATGTTTATGACGAAGATGGTCTCTTTGAGAAGCGTTGCAATACCAGCATGGCGACTTTAGAAAAAGTACTACCTTCCGCTGAGCAGATTGCCAAGATGCCTCAATCACAGTGGCATGCCCCTGTTGATGTGAAGGATGGTGGCGAGCGTATGACGGATGAGCAAATTCTGAAAAGCTTGATCGAGCGTCATTTCCGTCACACAGGTTCAGAGCGTGCAAAAGCACTCTTGGCTGATTGGGAAAATGCCCGCGGTCGTTTTGTGAAGGTCCTACCTACTGAGTACAAGCGTGCTCTAGGCGAGTTATGGGAAAAAGCGCAAAACAAAACTGTAGCTGCGTAAGTTGCTTAATTAATAAAACATTAAGAAAAGATACTAAGGATTCAATATGGGTAAGGTCACTGGATTTATGGAGTTTGAGCGCGTAGACGAAACCTACGAAGCTCCTGTTAAACGTCTCCATCACTACAAAGAGTTCGTTGCAGCACTAACGGATGATGAAGCTAAAGTGCAGGGTGCGCGCTGTATGGATTGTGGCATTCCGTTTTGCAATAGCGGATGCCCTGTAAACAACATCATTCCAGACTTCAATGATTTGGTATTTCATGATGATTGGAAGAATGCATTAGATGTTTTGCAATCTACCAATAACTTCCCAGAGTTCACTGGCCGGATTTGCCCAGCACCTTGCGAAGCTGCATGTACCTTAGGAATTAATAGTGATGCGGTAGGTATTAAGTCTATTGAGCACGCCATTATTGATAAGGGCTGGGAGAATGGCTGGGTTAAGCCGCAGCCATCTAAAACTAAAACAGGTAAGAAGGTTGCCGTTGTTGGTGGTGGCCCTGCTGGTATGGCAACTGCACAGCAATTAGCTCGTGTTGGTCACGACGTTACTGTGTTTGAAAAGAATGACCGTGTTGGTGGATTATTGCGCTACGGTATTCCGGATTTCAAAATGGAAAAGTGGTTGATCGACCGTCGCGTTGAACAAATGCAAGCTGAGGGCGTGAAGTTTGAGACTGGTGTATTTGTGGGTAAAGAGGCTATTGGTGCTGAAGTAAAAAACTATTCCACAAAAACAGTTTCACCTGATCAGTTGATGAAAGATTTTGACGCTGTTGTGATTAGCGGTGGATCAGAGCAGCCACGTGATTTACCAGTTCCTGGTCGTGAGCTAAAGGGCGTTCACTATGCCTTGGAATTCTTAATTCCACAGAATAAAGAAAACGCAGGTGATTTCAAAAACGAAATTTCTGCAGCTGGCAAGCATGTAGTGGTGATTGGTGGCGGTGATACTGGATCTGATTGTGTAGGAACATCTAATCGTCATGGCGCTGCCAAGATTACGCAGTTTGAATTGTTGCCACAGCCACCAGAAACTGAAAACAAGCCTTTGGTATGGCCTTACTGGCCAACCAAGTTACGCACATCCTCCTCACATGAAGAAGGTTGTGAGCGCGATTGGTCTGTTGCTACTAAGCGTTTTGAAGGTAAAGATGGCAAATTAGAGAAATTAATCTGTGTGCGTTTGGAGTGGAAAGACGGCAAGATGTCAGAAATGCCAAACTCTGAGTTTGAGATTAAGGCAGACCTGGTTTTCTTGGCAATGGGCTTTGTATCTCCCGCAGCTCAGGTCCTAAATGCCTTTGGTGTTGAAAAAGACGCTCGTGGCAACGCAAAAGCCACTGTTGACGGCCAAAATGCTTACCAAACTAACGTTCCTAAGGTATTTGCTGCGGGTGATATGCGTCGCGGACAATCTTTGGTAGTTTGGGCAATTCGTGAAGGTCGTCAAGCGGCTCAGGCAGTAGACGAGTATTTAATGGGGTCTTCTGTTCTGCCGCGATAATATCGAGGATATGAATAGTGGCCACTCCAATTCGGTGGAAGTGAAGCAAAAAACCTCTAGTGGTGGCCAGGGCGAAGTTGTAGTTCAGATTAAGGACGTCAACTTTTCCTATGCCCCTGGTGAGCGGCAAATTTTATCGGGGCTCAATATGGAGTTCCGCCGCGGCCAAGTCGTTGCGGTGATGGGCGGTTCTGGTTGTGGCAAGACCACGATCCTAAGGCTTATCGGCGGTCAGTTCACTGCACAGTCGGGCGAAGTTTTATTTGAAGGCCATGATATTGGCCAAATGAATGGCGCTGAATTAATGGCTGCCCGTCGAAGAATGGGAATGCTCTTTCAGTTTGGCGCACTCTTTACCGATCTTAGTGTTTTTGAAAACGTCGCCTTTCCTTTGCGCGAACACACCGACTTAAGTGAAGAGTTATTACGCTCTTTAGTACTGATGAAACTCAATGCAGTCGGCTTGCGTGGTGCACGCGATTTGATGCCGGCACAAATTTCTGGTGGCATGGCACGTCGTGTTGCTTTGGCAAGAGCGATTGCGCTTGATCCTCCCTTGATCATGTATGACGAGCCTTTCGCGGGCTTGGATCCGATTTCACTGGGAATTACTGCACGCTTGATTCGGGATTTGAATCAGGCTCTAGGTGCAACGAGCCTATTAGTTACACATGATGTCGAAGAGACTTTTGAGATCGCAGATTATGTGTATTTCATTGCTAATGGCCGCATTGGTGCCGAAGGTACGCCAGAAGAATTGAGTC
Encoded here:
- a CDS encoding glutamate synthase subunit beta, which gives rise to MGKVTGFMEFERVDETYEAPVKRLHHYKEFVAALTDDEAKVQGARCMDCGIPFCNSGCPVNNIIPDFNDLVFHDDWKNALDVLQSTNNFPEFTGRICPAPCEAACTLGINSDAVGIKSIEHAIIDKGWENGWVKPQPSKTKTGKKVAVVGGGPAGMATAQQLARVGHDVTVFEKNDRVGGLLRYGIPDFKMEKWLIDRRVEQMQAEGVKFETGVFVGKEAIGAEVKNYSTKTVSPDQLMKDFDAVVISGGSEQPRDLPVPGRELKGVHYALEFLIPQNKENAGDFKNEISAAGKHVVVIGGGDTGSDCVGTSNRHGAAKITQFELLPQPPETENKPLVWPYWPTKLRTSSSHEEGCERDWSVATKRFEGKDGKLEKLICVRLEWKDGKMSEMPNSEFEIKADLVFLAMGFVSPAAQVLNAFGVEKDARGNAKATVDGQNAYQTNVPKVFAAGDMRRGQSLVVWAIREGRQAAQAVDEYLMGSSVLPR
- a CDS encoding glutamate synthase-related protein, whose translation is MTTQMNTDLRPIAQGLYDPQNEHDACGVGFVAHIKGKKSHEIVAQGLKILENLDHRGAVGADPLMGDGAGILIQVPDTLYREEMAKQGIELPPFGEYGVGMIFLPKEHASRLACEQELERTVRLEGQVVLGWRDVPIDVKLPMSPTVQMTEPFIRQIFIGRGRDIMTTDALERKLYVIRKTASHAIQDLHLKHGKEYFVASMSARTIVYKGLLLANQVGAYYKDLQDPRTVSALALVHQRFSTNTFPAWELAHPYRMIAHNGEINTVKGNVNWVNAREGAISSPVLGDDLKKLWPLIYPGQSDTACFDNCLELLVMSGYPLAQAMMMMIPEAWEQHSLMDENRRAFYEYHAAMMEPWDGPAAMAFTDGRQIGATLDRNGLRPARYYVTEDDLVIMGSEAGVLPIPESKIVQKWRLQPGKMFMIDMEQGRIIDDVELKDAVSKAKPYKSWIDAVRVKLDEVDASKDDLVDEKTTIRPAAKLLDRQQAFGYTQEDIKYLMAPMAMNGEEAIGSMGNDSPLAVLSNKNKPLYNYFKQLFAQVTNPPIDSIRENMVMSLVSFIGPKPNLLDTNNINPPMRLEVSQPILDFDDMTKIRHIGHYTNGKFRSYELDICYPASWGKAGIEARLASLCAEAADAVRSGYNILIVSDRQVDEQHVAIPALLATSAIHQHLVEKGLRTSVGLVVETGSARETHHFALLAGYGAEAVHPYLAMETLAEMAKGLSGDLSAEKAVKNFVKAVGKGLQKVMSKMGISTYMSYTGSQIFEAIGLNKDVIDHYFKGTPSNVGGIGVFEVAEEALRMHQSAFSNDPVLTNMLEAGGEYAFRIRGEDHMWTPDTIAKLQHSTRIGVEKGYQTYKEYANLINDQTKRQMTLRGLFEFKIDPSKAIPLDEVESAKEIVKRFATGAMSLGSISTEAHATLAIAMNRIGGKSNTGEGGEDPNRYVNELKGIPIKKGETLASILGDDVVEANIPLLDGDSLRSRIKQVASGRFGVTTEYLRSADQIQIKMAQGAKPGEGGQLPGGKVSDYIGKLRFSVPGVGLISPPPHHDIYSIEDIAQLIHDLKNVNPAADVSVKLVSEVGVGTIAAGVAKAKADHVVIAGHDGGTGASPLSSIKHAGSPWELGLAETQQTLVLNGLRSRIRVQADGQMKTGRDVVIGALLGADEFGFATAPLVVEGCIMMRKCHLNTCPVGVATQDPELRKKFSGKPEHVVNFFFFIAEEVREIMAQLGIRKFDDLIGRVDLLDTRKGIENWKVHGLDFSKIFAEPAVAKDVPRYQVLTQDHGLDSALDKVLIEKSEPALQRGEKVSFIVPVKNVNRTVGAMLSGEIAQRYGHAGLPDDTIHIQLNGTAGQSFAAFLARGITLDLVGDGNDYVGKGLSGGRVIVRAPHEFRGDTAKNIIVGNTVLYGAIGGEAFFNGVAGERFAVRNSGATTVVEGTGDHGCEYMTGGTVVVLGATGRNFAAGMSGGIAYVYDEDGLFEKRCNTSMATLEKVLPSAEQIAKMPQSQWHAPVDVKDGGERMTDEQILKSLIERHFRHTGSERAKALLADWENARGRFVKVLPTEYKRALGELWEKAQNKTVAA
- a CDS encoding ABC transporter ATP-binding protein, giving the protein MNSGHSNSVEVKQKTSSGGQGEVVVQIKDVNFSYAPGERQILSGLNMEFRRGQVVAVMGGSGCGKTTILRLIGGQFTAQSGEVLFEGHDIGQMNGAELMAARRRMGMLFQFGALFTDLSVFENVAFPLREHTDLSEELLRSLVLMKLNAVGLRGARDLMPAQISGGMARRVALARAIALDPPLIMYDEPFAGLDPISLGITARLIRDLNQALGATSLLVTHDVEETFEIADYVYFIANGRIGAEGTPEELSRSSDPFVRQFLDASPDGPVPFHYPGQSLAEDFGVSLK